Below is a window of Brassica napus cultivar Da-Ae chromosome A5, Da-Ae, whole genome shotgun sequence DNA.
AGTATGGTCCCACGGCGACATTCGAACCCACGACCTTCGGTTCGAGAAAGCCTCTAACAAACTGAGCTGCGGGACTGGTTCGagataaaaagttaaaattactAATACGGGTTAAAGACGATTATATTAGAGCATGGTGCGTTCTAAAAAAGACTTACACATACAAAACACCTACACTTGTTTTGTCTTAGATTTTCGTCAACTACATTTTACACAAAAAGAGAAACCTATCTCTTGGAGACTACCACTAACATCAACATAGACATTGATACAACGATCTTGAATCCTGAATTGTCCCAAAACTTCTGTTTCCCCCAAGATTCTTCATCACCTTGTTGTTTCCCTGACATCAGGTCTCTTATCTCTTTGATCTCCATGTCCCTTCTTTCCTCTTTCTGTTCCATTCATCCACACAAAGAAAAGAAGttttggtatttaaaaaaaaccttTGTTCCAAACAAGAAGCTACACAGTAATGAACTTGATACGTACTCTCTGTAGCTTTCTGGTCTGGCTTCTTGTTTCTTGAAGACAGAACTCAAGCTTCagtatcttcttcttcaagtctTGATCCGTTCTTCTCTGTTTCTCCAGctgttttttgataaaaaaaagattaacagattgttttaaccaaatcaaataaagaaaaaaagatggaTATTCACCTGATATTCGAGTTCCTTAGTCTGATGCTTCCAATGACCTGACATCAACCTAATCTCATCTTTCAGTTTCTTGACCTCCACGTCATTCACTTCAACTAATCTATTCATCCTCTCAAAATTCACAGGAGAGACATCTTCTAGAAACTTCTTCAGCACGCAATCGTTGCTATCTATCCCAGCCTTTGTAATAGCTTCTGTAACCTCGCGCTCAATTCTCCTAAGCTCCTCTCTTAGCTGCTTCTCTGAGCACTCTCTCAAACTCAGACCTCTCTGTAGATCATCAAGCTGGTGCCCGAGCTGAGTCACACGGTGCTCGTGTTCTCTAAGAGAACGTGTTTTGTCGTCAAGTTGTTGTTTAAGCACTGAGCATTGGATCTTTGTAGATTCAGCAGAGTCAGCACTTGCCTCTGCGGTTTGATTAGTTGCATCCAGCTGTGATCGAAATTCCTCCAAGTCTTTAATAAACTGTTTACTCAAAAGaaagattacaaaaaaaaaaatcttttagcaaaaaattaaaaatattacataattaagaaagtgtaaattaaaaaaatatatattggttTAATGGAGAATAAACCTTTTCAGCATCAGATGCAGAAGCATGAAGCTGAGAGTTCCTTTCTTCTAATCTCTTATTTAATTTACACATCTCCATTTCCATgttctttgctctcttctctGCTTCCTAAACAATCAACAAAAGAAAGCCAAATCATTTCtataattgatttaaaaaaagaataattgattattaaaataaaagagaaagacTTTTTACTTTTCTAGTTTGGGTTTCTTTAAGGAAAGATTGTTCTTGAGAAACCAAACGGCccctgacttgcttcagctcagACGCCAAAGAGACGACGTTCCTCCGGaaactctctttcttctcgTCCAAATCTTTCAGAAGTGGATCCACCGTGGTTTTTTTGTCGGAACAAGACATCTGGTTGTTTGGTTAGTTTCTCATCCAAAGTCTACACCTTGATGATTTGGTCTGTTCTCATAAATCTGAAAAGAGGAAAGAAGAtgggaacaaaaaaaaaagagtaagtttttttttttgtagcatgTGAACATGGGGCAGTTGACCATTAATACAGAAGTTAAATGAAGAAGAGTATTtaacaattcaaaaaaattataataataaatacaaaGATGGTGACTTTACATGAGCCTTGAGTGGGAGAAAGTTGGTGTAGTAACTTGtagtttaaaaagaaaattcaagaTCTTCGGATAAATCAGATCTCTCTGGTTTTGGCATGAATCTAACAAGagctgaggagagagagagacagagagaaaggAAAGAGAAGCAAATCAGAATAAATGAAttggagagagaagaagacttTGAAGTTCAAAAATCAAAACCTTCCCTCCAAAATCCTCGGCAAACACAAACCTATGgccatgtaatattttttttttaaaataaaagttttgagATTTATGATTCAAGTGGAATATAGTATGTACTATTAACACGGTTTGTGATCCAAGTGGAATATGTGCATCAATCAATAGATAATGACAAATGTGACAAAGAACGGTTTAAATTTGTTGTTATGGTAGGTTGctcccaaaaaaaaatgttatggtAAAAATGTGATATGTTAGTTTATTATATTGAATTAGATAGAGCTAAACTTGTGATTAAGGGACATGTGTGTGGATGGGGAAAGAGACAATAGAGATGCCATGGTGGTAGACAAAAACAAAGACCGAAACTGATCTCATTGTAGATCGTTGCTGTATATCCATTAGATCTCTGCCTCGTGTTCTATATTATTAACTGAAGTTTGCTTTTCAACGCCTTATGAACTCATTCATCATGGTCATGTGATCACTGATCATCCTCTTCCAAACTTTGTCAGCTAGAAGTTTTCCTCTCCCGTTATCATGGACTCTAGGTAATGGTCTTATGTAATGGACCTGGAATAGTAAGTCATTGGGCTAGGCCCATTAAAAACTAATAGTAGAGGATTTAATATGATTCCCCATCTGAATTGAATAGGGTTTTAAAAGTCAGTGTGATTTGGTTCTTGTGTATGGTGTTGCAGTTTGTGACCAAAAAAAAGTGTATGGTGTTGCAGTGATCATTTTCAAACGATCTCTTCAGTATTGGAGAATCAATACACACCGTGTGGCAGTTCATTGAAAACCTTACCATTATTTCGTTGTTTGTGTAACTGTATTCTGCACTATTAGTAACAAGTGTCCTTTTCCTTGAGGAACCTACTGATGTAGTAATTTTTATTCACATGACTCATCTATGAAATTCGCTTTTGAGCTTATATGCCTCCTCGCTAGTATGAATCCAACCGCTGGATATAGAAAATGAAAGCTATCACTCATCAACACTAAAATCACGGTTTTTGGAGAGACAATAAAGTCATGATCAATGAGTGAAAAAGTTTCACCATCAGTCGTGAACTTTTAGCTTCGTATAGAGATTGAGACCATTGGATTCAAGAACATGATAAGTCAACAATTTCGGATGTAGAGAAGCTGgtatatcccttatatattaaaagagaagcattgtaataaatgcattcacattataatagacacgtgtcagtctcacaatgatttgataataaatatgctaacgcgttcacactataatcataaatgtgttcatactatgtattttgtgttttttaaatataaaactcacatacatggttccaataaaactctgaatttttcggttcgaataaaaatagataacgaatcaaaaaccaaactatatatatattatttttatatttacggataaagttgagtaaaatattcataaattttgattcgattcgttatccgttttgatttgaacaaaaaaaattggatatatttgaaactctacgaaacaaatcaaatactaaaatacaatatccaaaaaagaagcaaatcacaaataccaatatttttaggaacatatatctaattcgatatgttatatgcacatatatacatatatgtaaaaaattatatatatgttatatatattatactttatatcatttttaaaatatttttatgaattaaatttattatattaggtactagaatttaaaaggttatataatgttttattattgtaataaa
It encodes the following:
- the LOC106400131 gene encoding nuclear envelope-associated protein 1; its protein translation is MSCSDKKTTVDPLLKDLDEKKESFRRNVVSLASELKQVRGRLVSQEQSFLKETQTRKEAEKRAKNMEMEMCKLNKRLEERNSQLHASASDAEKFIKDLEEFRSQLDATNQTAEASADSAESTKIQCSVLKQQLDDKTRSLREHEHRVTQLGHQLDDLQRGLSLRECSEKQLREELRRIEREVTEAITKAGIDSNDCVLKKFLEDVSPVNFERMNRLVEVNDVEVKKLKDEIRLMSGHWKHQTKELEYQLEKQRRTDQDLKKKILKLEFCLQETRSQTRKLQRKEERRDMEIKEIRDLMSGKQQGDEESWGKQKFWDNSGFKIVVSMSMLMLVVVSKR